The segment CGAGGTGGTCAAATGTGGCCTGACAGAGGTGGTCGAAGGCGGCTTGGGTGAGCGGCCGCGCGGCAACGATGTCATAGGTGCGAAGGAGGCGAGCGGCAGAGGGGGCCAGGGCGGAGGCGCAGGCGGCAGCGGAGTCGAGGGAGAGGGTGATGCGCGTGTATTGTAGGAAGGGATGTCGATGGCggtggagggaggcggagggTGACACCCGGAGAGAGGAGGCAATAGGTGCATGGGAGTCGGTGAGTAGGCCACGGTGAGGGTGATCAAGCGCGACCGCGGAGTAGCCGAGGTCAAGGGCACGGGCGACTACGCTAGTGTTTGTGGTGGTAGATTTGGAGTCGTCGGGGAGGATGCTGAGGTCGAAGAAGCCGGCAGGCGCCATGGCAAACAGTGGTGTAGCTATGAATTTTTCCTTGGGTAGTCCTACTTCAAAATTGCAGGTTAACATCacataccaaaattttatacACAAGTTCAAAGTTAGTGAAAGGGCTATACAAAATTAGAAATATAACAATAGAGTCTTATAACAACAATAGTCAGCTAACTTAACAAGCAAGTTAAAATATGCAAATATTATAGAGATTTTCTCCCATCCTTGGAGAGGTATATACCTCCTCGTATTTGAGATATACCTATCCATAAAACAAGTCTTGTGCCAActcagtctctctctctatctctccctctctgctACTAGTGTGTGTGTTCTAACGAAATTTAGGGCGACCAACTATGTTCCTTCCTAAAAATGGGAAAAGTTGTGTTCCTTCCTTGTCAGGGACAAGCCCATGATTTTGAGGTTGGGTATTCGAAATGTGAAGGAATAAGAAAATTTTACAACCCAAAGCCTAATTTTGATATGTTTAATTTCATGTAGTTCTAAACTACTATTAGATAATATATAGCAGATATAAGTATAATTTCATAAATTCATAAAATTGGCTATAAATTGAATGTGCTTAACATATGAAAGTAGGAAACTTCTAACTGACAATGCTTCACAAGGTTCAAATTGGGAGTTTGGGAGTTGGGACAAGGTTCAAAACTGAAAGTTCAATTGTTCAAATATACTAGCAATCAGTCAGCCATCCCAGGCTTCAAATGAAAGAGATGTTCCTAATCCAAAATCACAGCACCACAGCAGCAGACAACAATTACCTTGGGCTTCTCGTGCCTCTCGGGGCAGCGcagagggcgtcggcggcggcggcggcggcaccgcgcGACGGCGCGAAGCTGGTCGGGCTTGGCTATTTGGCGTCGGGCGCGGCGCAACGGGCGACGGCGACTGCGGCTCTCGCCTCTCGGCTTCTCAAGGCGACGCGATTGCACGAGGCGGGAGCCAGAGTTGGCGGACAGCGGCTCGGCGCGACCGCGAGACCGCGTCTGATCggcgggcggctgcggcggcggcggcggcggcggcgacgcgacggcctgAGAGAGAGATGACGCAGTTGGTGGGTACGGACAGAGGGACAGACGGAAACCCTCCCGGCTTTTCACAGCGAAAAGAgcgagaaagaaaaaagaaaaaaatagcacaGGAAAAAAGTACCAAAAAAATAGCACAAGAATTTTTCGCTTTCAATCAAAAGCACATGCCACCGATTTTTCATCGCCCAGTAGCACTTCCGTCGGGTTTGGAATTAACGGAGTTAGATTGaagtatagaaaatttttgttaAACCCATTTGCCCTTCATCTTCCTTGCCATAATCTCCCATTGTGTCATCTCGTTCTCTTCATTCTTTCTCTTTACCAAACCCTAGCTCTCACTCCCTATCCAATTGGACACCATGTGGAAGACAGGGTTTTCGACGGGGGCTCTCGGGTCGGTGCCCACGATGACGGCGCTGGCGTTGCGGCCAAACAGCGACGCGGCGATGAGGGTGTCGAGGTGGGCCTCGTCGGGGGCGACGGGCGCTATGAGGAAGACCTTCGCACAGGCCACGAGCACGCGCACACCGCGGGTGTTGTCGGCGATGTCCTTGGCGAGGCGGAGCAGCCGTGCATGTAGAGGATGGCACGTTGGACAGAGGTCGAGGAGCGCCGCAAGCCGCTCGTCGGCGCCAGGGGTGTGGGCGCCGGTGTTGGTGGAGATGACGAGGTGGGTGATGTCCGCGGCAGGGTGGTCCCACTCAGCGATTGCCCTCGCCGCGGTGACCATGGCCAGCTCCGGCATGACGTCCTGGGCGAAGCTGAGCCGCACGTCGAGGGACGGAACAGCACGATCGAGGAGCTCTCGATGGCCGGCGATCGTCTCCTCCGTGTGGCTCATATGAACCAGGGCAATATGGTCTTTCTAACTCTTGACTAACAGTTAAACAGTTCACTGGAATGATGACTACGACGGAAGTGCTATGAGGGAAGAAAAATCAGTGGCATGTGCTTATGATCGAAAGTAAAAAATTattgtgctattttttttactgcttTCTTTCTTGTGCTATGGatcaaattttctaaaaaaaaaagacttggcGCCACAAATCTAAGCTCCGCACGGTTGAATTTTAGATCACATGATTAAAATAATATTGGTAAGTTACGGTTATATCAAAGGCAACACAAATCATTCATACGATATGGTATGCTTTAAAATTTACTGTTAAAATACACAACATAAATTAACTTTTATCTAGAAAAACTATCGACAAATATTCAgaatcaaaatatataaaagttacagagtaataaaaaagttacaatgtaattataattataaagtAATTATACATGTAACTATAATACAATTTATAATTACATGtgcaattataatataatttatgtgTAAATAGTGTAATTACCTTCACTGACCTGCACATGTCATGCAGAGAAAAAGGACTCGCCACCTCGGGAACAAATTGTTCGATCGGCTTATCCAAATACACTTTTGCACGAATAGTGATGAAGATTAGATGGCAGACAAACTAACTGTatttagccaaaaaaaattatgtcaaCATATTTTTAGCTAAGCCAAAAAAAGGGAAGTAGTGGAAAAAAAAGTGGGCGAGAGAGGGTTACCGTGCGACGAGAGGCGTGTGAGGCACAAGTGCGAAGGTGAGATAGTGCTGTCCGCCAGTTTTTCCCGGACAAGATCATCCCGAATATTTGGAGGATATTCTTTTTTAGATGGGATGGTTCAAAAAAAGAATGGGTTTGTTGGAATCATGTCaccctaattttgcaaaatttgaaatatgtcacccgtatctcaatgatatgtaggacccacatgagtcaatgatatgtgggtcagggtggcatatcacaaattttgcaaaatttatgtggcatggttcaaattttccctTTAACCAAACACATGTTTTTTTGGGACGATCCTCCCATCTTTTTACGAGATATCCTCCATGCATAGGGAATAGGGAAGAGTTAGGGcaacttagattttttttttttttgggggggggggggtgattgGGCTAATGGGCTTGAAATAATGACTTAGTGAGGAGACGAGGGAGTAGGATGTGCCATGCCTTTCTAAGGCTGgttaaattgaaagtttggtagaaattggaacaatgtgacggaaaagttgaaagtttgtatgtgtagaaaagttttgatgtgatagaaaagttggaagtttgaagaaaaaaatttggaactaaacacggcctaactCCTTTGAATGAATATGcctctttttttatctttttctatgCACATTCTAAATATAGgcttcatatatataatttttttcccaagatCTTGGACATTCATTTGGTCGTTACAGCATGTGGATTGCATATGGTGTTTTTTCAACACAAAGATGCAcatgaggagagagaggaaatgATGCTATTTTTGTCAATAACACGAGCACATTAGTTAGGACTAATGAACGAGTGCACGGTGTAGACACGTGGTGCATGTGTTTACTATTTATCTAcgatttgccactgactttATCACGTTCTATAATATGCCATCGACTTTTTCTTAACTACTACGATTTACATTCGCCGTTACGATTTACATTCGCTGTTCAGTTAGTCGTCGTTAGTACTATACATTTtttccaaatgaccaaaatactcCTGGaacaaaaacttccaaaatttgaacaaaaattccgaaatatcatattataaacataagattTAATTCATCAACTTGCATTGTTGTATCAAGTCATGCTTGCTTTCAACTTTGTAAAGCATATCCCtcaataaataaaaagaaagagtattattaagcataatttaaTTCATCTCTATCAATTTATTTAATATGGATAGTTaaaaacataatatatatatatatatattgacttgctgatattaaaaaaagattagaaattttatagatactttaaaatatattatggtttttataagattattattatttatttggaACTAAAGTGTATTGAATAAAATAATTTACCTTCAATCTATGCAATCATTGCTGCCTGCTGGATAGGACTTCAATTTTAGCTGCGTTGGGAACGAACCGACTAGAAACGGATACAACAAGTGTTGATCCAATGTCAGCGCGCAGAAGAGCGTATCAATCCAATATCACGCGTGGGAGAGCGACCTGAACAGAGCCAACGCATGCAAAACCGACTAAAGTCAGGAGAGACGGGTAGAAATCGGAGGAGGATAGAAACATTGtagcattttttaaaaacataacCAGATAGAGATACAAACGACATACCAAAGATCCAGCGAAAACATTAATAGTGGATGTATTCTAATATTGGTGTTATTCACATGTTTAGCAAGTATTTTTTCTAATGTTCTAGTGTTGTACGGAGTACGTAGTATTATTCAGATGTTTCAATGATATTTTATAATGTTCATCCGTAAATGTTGCATGATGCATGAGGTGTTTTTGAATATTTTAGCAAATATTTCATAATGTTTCAATAGTTATATCTCGAGTTTCACAAAtaatgtaaaaatattttaattaatcatgttttttACCAGAATTATAATCATAtaatatcttgttataaagatttaactACATACAAGTACAACGGTGCAATCAGATTACATATCGAATAAATAGTTGTCAAGAAAAGATAGTTAACATCTTGTCAAAAGATTTGTTAGAAAGAAACAGGGGGGTATAAGATGTCTCgccatgcatcatgcatgcaaaatgccaaaattgcatgcaattttaacAGCAAAATGCGGAGGAAGCATGAGGACCCCATTTTTAGAGGTTTCACATAAATAGCTGCTCGAAACACCATCACGGCCAACAGCTAGCGAGAGATCGAGCGGGACCGGAGGAGCCTACCGCGCGTCTCGCCGTCTCAGCTCCGCAAGGCTTGCAGCCCTGCCGGAGATGCAGACGACGACCGTGcccatggcggcagcggcggcggtggcgccgtccaccaccacctcctcctccgcctccttcaAGGTTAGGCGACGCCACACCTCTTGCATTTGTCTTTTTGGCGATTCCTTCGATCCTTACTTGATATAAACCAACCGAGCTGCCCGCCTGGTTCTTGCATTGCATGAGAAATGCCTAGAGATCTTCTagctagctccacaagatgATGAGTTAGACGACCTGGATTCGAAGGCTCacccttctatttatttgatattagatcattccctaatatttgcggtttttttttcttgcattgcATGATTGGAATGTCCAAGGTTGCGGCCTATGCTTGGTCGTCATGCCGGAGCAGCTCCTCTCCGGCGACAAGATTGGTCGCCGCCCCCAATCACCAGGGGCCACCGCTAGGTGAGGCTGTTGCTTTTAAATGCACACAAAATTCCAATGAAATCGAGCAAAATTGCATATATTCACTATTAAATAATTGAAATAAACCGAACAATTCAGCATACCTACTGGACATTTTATATTCTTATGAACTGGACCCGTGTCTGTTCCAATTCATTCTGTTGTTGTAGCAGTTGTTGGAGCCATTGCCGGCCTGGATCCGGTTACCGCGGTGCAGCTGCCATTAACCGCTGGGAACGTCGAGTCTGTTCTAGATCAAGTGCGCCCTTACCTGACGGCAGATGGAGGGGATGTTGCCCTTCATGAAATTGCCGGGAATGTGGTGAGGCTGAAGCTTCAAGGAGCTTGTGGATCGTGCCCAAGCTCGCTGATCACGATCAAGAGGGGCATCGAGCGCCGCTTGATGGAGAAAATACCAGATGTTGCTGCTGTTGAACCTGTTACAGATAAGGAGACTGGGCTTGAGCTGAATGAAGAGAATGTTGAGAAGGTAAACTGATaatgaattgaattgaattgtcAGTTGTAGCCTTTGTTGCACATGCAGAAACAAATTGATGCCTTGAaaatttgttgaaaaaaaaagcttcaaaGAGAGAACTTTGCATAGCTACCTCTTTATGACAAATTATTTACAATAACATAATTAGTTTGTGCTGATCAGCAAAATTGTTTtggaatttttgttaaattttcaTTCAAGTATTGGCATGTCTTCCTTTTCCAGGAACTGCATCATCTGTTAGATGATGTCACTTGTCATTTCCTGGGGATAAAAAGAACCGCATACTATTACTGTATTATATTGATCTATATTGATTTTATTGTGGTTCACTTGTTCATAACATTCCATTTTGAATTTCTATTGGTCGATGTTGCTTACCACTAATGCATCTAGCAGTATTATTCGAAATATACAAAAAATTGTGTTCATAATTTAAGTGAGCAATTCGATGACATGGTAGTTTTACTCAGCAAATATATCTTAATTCTCATCACATGTGGATTCATTAGTCTCTATGGTTCACACCATCATATGTTTGTAAGTTGGAATTGCTCTTTCCATAATATGGATCAAAATACATAATTGGCAGTAATAGAAAAGAGATGTACTGACAATGCATTTAATTTTTCACTAGGTTCTCAATGAAATCAGGCCATACCTTGCTGGCACGGGAGGTGGTGGCCTCCAGTTTCTCATGATCAAGGGCCCCATTGTGAAAGTTCGGCTCACAGGCCCTGCTGCAGTTGTGAGGACTGTTCGGATTGCCGTGAGTAAGAAGCTCCGAGAGAAGATTCCATCCATCCAAATCGTCCAATTATTGTCATAGTCTGAAGAATATCTGTGTGCCACCCCTCTCAAGCAGCACATCTGCAACACTGTACAGAAAATTGATGTAAATTTGTAAATTGGTTGCATTTCAGAAGCCTCACGAAGAGTTGCCCATCTTTAGTCAGCATTCAGCACAGGGATCAGATATATCATATACTATCTGTCTAGATCTGTAATGAAGTTTTGATCTGTTCCTCTTGAAAGAAAGATGGAAAAGTGTGTTTCTTGGTGGAATTCTGGAGTTATTTTAACCCATCGTAAACAACAGCACACGTTGACTTAAATTTAACTTGCCTTTTCTCTCTCTAATTTTGTGCAGCTCTGCCAAAGAGTGCAAATTAGAAAAACGTAAACTCTTGTGTATCAAAGGATTTCTCGAAGCATGGAAAACACGACGGAATAGATGTTTATCAAAATCTACAGGAACTTCTGAGTCTTCTGACTTAGAGATTCGTTTTGTGTACAGAAAGGCATGTCGACAATGTAATTTTGTGTGAATGGCTCTGTGTTGTGCAATTCTGCGAAGAAATTAAAGCATAAAAAGAAATGGTGGTGTATTCCATGTTTCTACCTGCACATGAAAAGGTTaaacaaagcaaaagaaaataaatatgaaCAATTGCGGCATGATATGCCGATATCTAACAAAAGAGGTTTTTGATTCTTTCCTTGCTATAGGTTGGTTGTAAATATGCAGAGAGCTTTGAGGCAATGTGAATTGGAGTGGCTATAGCATTGCCTTGTATAGATATTAACATTCATAAACATTGATCCATTTTCTTGGCTATTTGATACAGGAGTTCTAAGCTCTCAGAAATTGCTTTTAAATGCTTGTCTCTACACCAAACACACCAGTTATACGCGAAACCAATTCAATGTAGTTTCTGACAAAGAGAACTAGAACAAGCTCTCAATGTAACAGCATGAGCTACATACTCTCTGCAGTGGTATTCACTTGTATTTGTCTAAAGAAACTCCAATAAAGTTTAGGCTTGAATTGTTGCTTAAACAGTCAGGTGACATCAAGTCATCAACTATAGCACTAGCTGCATTACTGGACAATCAAAAACTGATGAGAAGCTCACTACATATCTTTTGGACCTCCCAAGTGACACATAATTGAATATTTTCACTCACATCTTCAAATcgtaatccctccgtttcacaatgtaagactttatagcattacccatatacatatagatgctaataaatctaaacacacatatatatatatatatgtctaaattcattaacatctaaatgaatatgggcaatgctagaaagttttacattatgaaacggaggaagtacttacaAAACAAAGCATGAACCAATCAGATCTAACACCAACAAAGCAACAATGGCATTCAGAAATTTGCATTGACAAGAACAGTATCAGATCCAGAGGCCAACCAATCGGGATCAGGACATGAACAATTGAAGAACAAatgagcaagcaagcaagaacTGAAATCCATGCCAAATTTCCAAGAAACTGCAGCTCTGGTTTCTCATCCCATTACACGGAATTACACATCGGAGATGTCATGGCATCCGACGACGAGGCGATCTGAAGTGACGTCACCCGCGTCGGATCCGATCGagcaaacgaaaaaaaaaagaaacataacaAAAACAGGGAAAACAGAGCAGATCTAGAAGGAGGCgacggaggggaggaggtgggagaCGACGAGGTAGGAGAGGAACCCGGCGAAGGCGAGCAGGAAGGCGTAGTCCACCGCCACGAACAGCGCCGTCGATCCGtgccccctcctcttctccgccgccgcagccgcattGCCGGTGCCGCGCGTCTTGgtcgcctccatctcctcctcgctCCTCCGGCGAGGGCGCGGCGAGATCGCGAGAGAGATGGCGGAGGggagaagccggcggcgagtcGGAGTCGGGCGTCGTGTCGCGGCGCGGGGAGGGTGCCAACTGACGTGACGAACGAGGCTTGCGGGGCAGCACGTGTATACGTATGCGTATTTACAATTTCGAGTAAATACGTATACTATGATCAAAATACCACAaactattttttataacttattATTAGtgtattacaaaactataaatttcatatttaatttatcacgaaactacacatttaagatgtAGCATAAtatatttagtactccctctgtttcaggttacatatttagtactccctccgtttcaggttacaagacgtttttattttgatcaaaatcaaactatttcaagtttaactaagtttatggagaaatataataatatttataatactaaattagtatcatcaaatcaacaattaaatataatttcataataaatttatgttaggttgaaaatattactgttttattttataaatttagctaaacttaaacttaaagcagtttaactttgaccaaagtcaaaacgtcttgtaacttgaaacagagggagtatatcgtTATCACAgaactccctccgtaaaaaaaaatcaacctatgATCCCTCCTAGGACATTGTATTTGGACATAGACAACATATATAGAAATAGAGTATGCCGGATACATTGTTCTAGGAGGGAGTCACATCCGCGAAGTCACATCCGCTcttaagttaattttttttgggacagagagagcATATGTTTAGAACATATTTAGTTACAAAACTATAACGTTAATAGCTCCAACGTGACAATGGTGTTAGGATTTAAagtaaaaaaacttatatagttttgttatagcttcaatattaaatatcgGGTGATTCGTAGTTTCCCCATAAGTTTAATGTTAAATACTATATAATTTACTATAAAACGAGTAAAACGGAGGGCCGAGGAAAGAGAAGGCGCCTGTGGCCTAATGGATAAGGCGTCTG is part of the Oryza glaberrima chromosome 12, OglaRS2, whole genome shotgun sequence genome and harbors:
- the LOC127757373 gene encoding bisdemethoxycurcumin synthase-like, which codes for MSHTEETIAGHRELLDRAVPSLDVRLSFAQDVMPELAMVTAARAIAEWDHPAADITHLVISTNTGAHTPGADERLAALLDLCPTCHPLHARLLRLAKDIADNTRGVRVLVACAKVFLIAPVAPDEAHLDTLIAASLFGRNASAVIVGTDPRAPVENPVFHMVSNWIGSES
- the LOC127756637 gene encoding nifU-like protein 1, chloroplastic, which gives rise to MQTTTVPMAAAAAVAPSTTTSSSASFKVAAYAWSSCRSSSSPATRLVAAPNHQGPPLVVGAIAGLDPVTAVQLPLTAGNVESVLDQVRPYLTADGGDVALHEIAGNVVRLKLQGACGSCPSSLITIKRGIERRLMEKIPDVAAVEPVTDKETGLELNEENVEKVLNEIRPYLAGTGGGGLQFLMIKGPIVKVRLTGPAAVVRTVRIAVSKKLREKIPSIQIVQLLS